The nucleotide sequence gcaagacaaataaaatgtagatgAGGCACAATAAAACGTTAGATTACTCAAATGAACCACCTTTTGCTCTGATCACAACTTGGCACTCTCTCAACCAGCTTCATGGAGAAGTCATCTGAAATGCTTTCTTGCGTGTTTTAATTTAAGACTTACGTCAAGTTTTCCGCTGGACATGGCCTGatcactcttcttcttcttgtacTTGTCCTTGTACATCTTGTTGCGGTGTTTTTTGCACATCCAAGGTTTCCTCTGCTTGGCTACCTGCGTCGTGGTCTCCGTGCATCCCTCGTAGGTGCACTGTTTGGGAGCGTTGTCGCCCTCCGAGGTCTCATCATCGTTGAGCTCCTCCGGGCTGGCGGCGCTGTCTCTGGGGTCCGAGGTGTCCAGAACGTCGCTCTCCTCGTCCGGATCGTCCATGTCGTACGAGGCGTTGTTCTCTGGTTCGTGCGGCGTCGTCACATTTCTACTGTCGACTACTCCACTCCTACTCACGTAGTATCTTTGTCCGTCTTTAGTGAGCAGAAGAGTCgagtctttgtctttgtttgctgATGCTTTGGCGTCTTCTTCGCTCATGATCGCGGTGTAACGTTAcaagctagctagctagctaacgttagcttccATCCATGTGCGGTCAGCCACGCACCTATTCTTTGACATTTCTCCTAGCACGTCCTTGTATTAGTATGCATTGGACTGTTTAGATagtaaatgtttcataaatgcacacaaatttaaaaaatgaattggaTTATATCTAGCCAGCTCCCGTCAAATTTCTGTCGCGTTATTGATCGCCCCCATTTCTTCTTCGCTGCTTTGCTGCATGTGTTGTATCGACCCCTACTGGTCAACATACGAAATGCGCGCTCCTTACACAGATAttatagtatttaaaaaatactgcaatacaagcaccaatcctgcagtcataattttactcaagtaaaagtacagaacCATTATCAGCAAGTTGCCCCACAGGCCTCCAGACCCCTAGTTTACTATATGTCATTTGGATTCCAAAGTTGGATTAATCACACAGAACTTGTCCATCAAAGAACATTTGTAGGCTGGAAATGATAGTTTTCATTATCAATACGgctgacattttctttaataatcAAGTTATTTTTGACTTAAAATGTCAGACAATAGTCAAAAAGATATATCGTTATTCTCTGAAAGCCAAATGCACATATTCACGTGACATGTCTgaccaaaagtaaaaaagagacAGATTATGACTTTATGGTCATAGAAAACTAGGAAGCTGGTTGTGAGCTTTTCTGGAGGTAAAGTACTTCCAAATTGAATGTATTTAGTTAAATAATTAAGTACAGTGTTCAATCTGGCAGACAAATTTATAGATACTGATGAGTGTTAATGAATTCATATAACCTAAATAATCGgctgttgtttatttgttattCTGGCAGTGGTCACAGGGCCAACATGCTCTTTAGACTCTTCACACTAACAGTAAAGATGTCACACCTTCAATACCAGCACTTGTGTAATGTTCCTGCAGGCAAGATAGCTGGCAAAATCATAGGTAAAGCACAGGCAGCTGTGTACACAGAGTGTTTGCTCTGCAACAGACAGAGGATCAGAagtcaaacatattttcattatctAATGTTACTGTCAGATGCAATTTCCAGTCTTTTCAAATATTATCTGACCACCTCTGCTCTTGTACATGGAGTTGGGCTGTATCGTGTGCTGCCAATCCTTACTGTGTATCTGATGAGTATCTTTATCCAAATAAATGGTATGTATGATGAGCACCTGTTTTTTCAAGTAGAGATCATATTGGATCCCACATCTTTGATCACCACTGTGGGggaataataacaatacattaGGTACCCCTCAAGTCAAGTTCCACCCCAGCAGACAGCACTTTATAACAGCATAAAAAGCCTCAGTGTGACTGTGCTTGTGCTTAATAGGCCCCATTTATAAATTCTCTGTACGTAGCAAACTCAGAGACTTAGGGATCTTTGTTAGCCAGTGGCTACAACAGTTATACTGCACATCTGGCTGATTATCCAGTCAAGAGACCTGCAAATCCACCAAATTCTGCGGATCAAAGTtgttaaaacataaacacataaagcaTGAAAGCttcacaaaataaaccaatcatttgtttttaaaacattttaattattactattattattgataGACAATTGTTAAACGGATGTACAAGTATTGGTATTGCGACAGATTGTAATACTGTGGTGCAGAGCACTTTGGTAAACCAGATGTGCCCATGTGCTGGACAGCACAACAAATTCATACTGATCTGCGTGATGATGAGGGtaaatacagagacagacaagtgTGATGACTGCAGGGAGATTATCTGCAAAAAAAGTGGAACCACTCTGCATTCCTctgtcttctcttctcttttatttcacATCAGCAATTGAAATGCTTTAACTGGCTGCTTTTGTGAAATGAGTGACATCATTGCCAGTATTTAACAAGAAGatgatgtctttcttttttttcaaaacttttcTAGATTTGTCTGTGTGGATTCATCTAAGTGGTACGACGGGTTCAAATGTTATTCTTAAAATGAGTTGTATTGTTTCATTTTGATCTGATGATCTctagatattttttttgttacacaTTTATGACTtataatgggtttttttttacagttctcATATACTTACTACTAGTaaagaaatatactgtattgtgaactatcaaaataaataaaattatgttatttACAGAAACATATAAACAATACTACATcaccaaactgtttttttttataagaataGGCTACTGTATGTCTGTCATGCTTTCATCTGAATGAATGAAGCCATGAATGAGGTTGTACAGAGCTGAAATAAAATCTACTCCTTAATTGAAATGTTTTCCAAGAATGCTGCTGGTTCTCTGGCATCCATTCCAAACTTTTCTCAGACCTATTTGAGGTCACCTAAACTGCAGCATGGCCCTGCAATTAGGcagcctttttaaaaagttaaatgtgttcCATCTAAAACATTTCTCCAAACCCATTCAAGTTGCACATCGGGATTGCAACAAATAAAGGTGCCTTTCTTTACTGCTGGGATATGTGGGTGAAATATGCCTTTagtgttgaaaaaaatgtaaacaaaggcTTCATGAGCATCACAAAATAAGATTAATATTGTATCAATACAGAAATAtgagtgaaaatgtgtgtgcgtTGAGGAAAAGTAGTTAAAAAGTTGCTACACAAGCACCCGAATGCTGCTGAATTTACTGTATCAAGATGTTGTCAGTAAAGCAGTTAACAAAGTTACAAGGAGCAATCAAATGCACCATTGTTGTCTTAATAGCagtctgtgtaaaatgtaaactgtaATACTGCAATCCAACATTACAGGAAGGCAACTCCAGTACTGTGTGGAGCACAGCATTATAGCATCTTTATCCCTTTCAGTGAACACtgctttttaacacattttgtaaGAAAAACTCCTTTATCTACAAACATTTCCACTCGTCTCCAGTATTACGCTATTCATCATGTCTACAGGCACCTACTTAAAAGTTTCTACTTCtacacatttttcctttatctTCATTTCTCGCAGCTCTTAGGCAAAGTCACCAAAAACCTATTGTTTATGCAAAAAGGAAATGCATATAAAAAGCAGTGAATAAAGAATGGATAAATTAGGttcaataaaacatgaacactGGTCCATATTCTCATATTGCCTTAAAGAGCTGCTCCACCATAAGGAAGTTTGCATGTTGAGCCCGGATCATCACTGAAGGGTAAACGATGAAGTCGCCCTTTGCCGCTCCTTGAGCTCTGTAACATGTGCTCAGATGAGAGAATGCTAAAAATAAACGAACATAAAGTTTTTCACCTCATTCCACACTTTCCCTCCTCATTGTAATCCCTGTTTATTGTCGCCTCTTTGGTCTTTCTCCCAGCCTCTTGTCGATTCACCCTCTCATCGATCTCTCCTCCGGGACTGGCAAGATGGATTCAGGGGAACTAAAAGTACCGTCTGATTTTTCCACAGGTTTCCCCTGTGCACTTGCAGTCTTAGATGAGAGAGTGCAGCAGATCTGATGTCTTCTCTTCCCTCTCCTCCATTTTAATGGAAGAGCTGGCGGAGGATTTTCTCTCCTTGCGCGCCTCagcctcctcatcctcccccttctctcctccacctcctctttagaAGGGCGAGTTGGGGGAGTAGAGAGTGCTGGCTGAGCTGATGGAGATGTCATCAGTGTTTGATGGGAGGCTGGGATCTGGGGACGGGTCAGGGCAAGTGTCAGGGGTTAGAGAGGGAGGGGCCATGTGCAGGCCAGGGAGGCAACTGGGAGGCTCCGCACgtagtgtttttgttgttgatgttgttactGTTGTCACTATTGGAATCATCAGCAAAGGCAGCAGCTTCACATCCGTGTGGCATCTTCATCTGAGAACCTGCCCCTCCTTATCAAGAGGGGTGGCCTGAATGAGAAAGGAACAGGTCAACATTAGACCCTGATGCTGTCATCCAGTGGCTAATCCAGTATGGAGGACCAGGAGATACACAtatattattgaaaaaaaaaaacaattttaattaaattcaccactttaatgtttgatttattatCTCTTGTAATACTAGAGTAATACTGAAAGTCGttgcatttattcatttcttcaGGTTTTTGTTCTGATATTGATTCCTCTTATCAGTGTCCACTATATCAAACACTGAATTACTTCATAACTTTAAATTACTATTGCCATGAACCTCTAGGTCCTCCATAAAAAGGGATAAAGTCACAAAACAGGAGCTGTGCAATAGAAGGTGAATAGCAAATCCTGGTATTAGCAGAAGCAGTCAGGTAGTGAGCAGCACATCTAGCAAACTTCACTGAAATTTGTTGAGACAAGCGAGGGAACAGGGTTATTTCTTTGAAAAGGCAGAAATCCAGGAGACACTGATATACTGTGACAGGACACAGAGGACAACACTAACACAGATACTGTATAAAATCTGTGTTTACAGGGAGTAAGCCGTAAAATAAAGGAAGCAAAAAGCAAAGCACAAGAACCACAgagcagcaaaaacataaagctgtcaaatcaacacagcagcagccagtCAACAAGGCGACACGCAGAGGGGGAGGGAGGCATCAATTTCAAAGACACGATTTTAGTTTGCTTTGATTTCTTGCTGGTTTGTGACCATCTACACAGCTGCATGTCTTTGTAAACCTGGCGTACCTTATCCAGTACATGGCCGGGTGCTGGTAGAAATCCAACGACCCAGATCTCTGCATAGAAAAGCTGTCATCcaactgaaaacaaagagaaaccgGTATAATCAATCTAAACACCACGTTCAGCTGATCCTCCATAAAGACACAACCCTTAGTCAGAAAAGCCTCTTTATAAGCCAAACTTAGTGTTACAGCTACAGTTTTAGATCAAGCAAAGAAGCAGGACTTACAGAAATGACTGACACTCCTGCAGTGGTATCGTTGCCCTTCGGACTAGTGTTGAAGTGCTTCTTTATCTTGCCTGCTACTGATAACTGATGATCATTCTCACATAAGCCCTCATCCTATATGGAGCAAGGGAGAAGGGGGCTTTGTGAGGGAAAATATTATAACTGAATAGATGCTATGGGCAAAAGAAACTCTTTGAACATGGTACTTACAGTTACCCAAGGGTGCTCTAGCACCTGGAGGGCAGTGTATCtctgatccacctccacctccagcaTGAATCGGATCAACTCCTGCAGCAGAAagcaaacaatgttttttttttatctttattccCTCCATAAAAAAAGTGAATTTCCTCTAGTGTGTGGTTCGGCTGACAATGCACACAACCCGATGATGCCCACACAGACATAGACATTCACCTTGGCTGTCTCTGACACATTGTCCCAGTAGGGTAGAGGAAATTCTAGTTGTCCCATCAGTATCTGATCAAACAGCACTTCTTGATCATCACTGCTcctgcaaagaaaacatttctacataaatgcgtgtccaaaaaaaaaaaaaaagaaaacactgctcATTGTTAGCGACCAGTAGGGGGACTCATACACATTACTCCATATGCACCATTGTTCCAAGAATGACATTAGAtccagaaaaaaagtgaaatcatGTGAATTTATTGTTGATAGCTCACCCTCGAAAGGGTGGAAAGCCACACAGCAGGATGTAGGTGATGACTCCGGCTGCCCAGATGTCCACCTTAAGGCCATAtctgtgcaaaaacaaagaaattatgtttCCAAGCCAATGGTAGAGGCTGAGAGTGCAAAAAGAAAGATTATTGTAAACATGAATTCCTTTTAAGATGAAAATCTTAAAATACAAGAAGCACTTCTAAAGTAACCAGTAACCTAACTGCATTAAGACATGACTGACATATTGGATCTAAAATTCAGAATTAGATTTCCAGTTGTATCTCAACTCTGCAGATGGTCTTACCCTGTTTCTGCGATAATTTCTGGTGCTACATATGTTGGCGTCCCACAGACAGTGTAGAGAGGTCCATCCACAACAGTTGCCAAACCAAAGTCTCCCAGTTTCAGGCTTTTGCTGCCATCTGCATGCTCATACACCTAAACCCACAGAAAGGACACATGATACATGCTGCTGAAGGTGCTGTGCGGACTGTGCAGCTCAACAACTCATTTTTCTGCAGCTGCATAGGGACTGAGACCATTGTGACTCTTGCTGCACTGGGGCGTGTAAGAGTGTGAGAAAAATAGAACTCAGCTTTTCATTATCAGTGTCCCCAGGTCAAAGCCATGTGGGTATTTGAGAGATGACAGCATGCACTGTACTCTGTAGTCTCAAAAGTGAAGTAGTTTAATGTATACAGTGCTTGTTTAAGGTTTGCGTGTGTCTCTATCTATAAATATCTCTAACTGGTTAAATTAGTATATGCATGTGAAGGGGCTTGGCTTTAGTAAAAATCCTAGTGACATTTATCAGCCAACGCTGATCATCGTTATGGTTTTACAACATGTAAATTTGCCCTTTTGCTTCACTTTCAAGGACGGCATCAGTGGTGGAGATGTTGAGAGACTGTACTGGTGGAGACTGCACTCTATTTTGAAAGCTGATGTTTTATCTGCTGTTGAACTGACAAGTGACTGCATTTGTAGTAATAGGGCTAGgctaaataatataattataacatTTACCAGCTGGAGACCCAGATATTTTGGTGGCAAACAACATGGagcaaaaagatgaaaatgtagATATTTTGCCCACCTGCCAGAAATGCTTTACGCTAAATCTCCATGACCTTAAACAATGAAGTAAGAGCTGACTGTTGTGAAGCTAACTGACAAGCAGCCAGCCCTCAAAGGTGCAGTATTTCTTTCCTGGTTGCCCACTCAACCTCAGCATTTGTTATTCAACTGAAATCTTTGGAAAGGAGAAAAAGGTGAGGCATGGCGGCGTAAAGCTAAGAAAAGAAGCTCACTAGAACGGCACGGAACGTGGCAACAAATGCAACTCAATTAACATTTCTAAAGATGCctgcaggtaaaaaaaagtCCTGCCCTGGTCTGGTCCTGTGTCACCGGGCAGTCAAAGGGGTGAACAACAATGTGAGAAGAATATGAAGATGTGGACAGAGGGAAGATGGGAGggtggaaagaaacaaaagagggAGGCTAGAGAAGGAGTGTGCAGGAGGTATGAGGGCAGCAGGGATGAGTCATCTCTGCTCTGTGAGAGTCCTCAGTGAGTGATTGTTCATTcagaaaaagatggagaaagagagagagagagaaaaaaagagggaggcCATGATGCGGCAAGTTATATGACCATGTGTACGGTACAGAACCAACTCTATGAACTCACCAGCAGGTTTTCTGGTTTGATGTCTCTGTGCACGATGTTGAGGCTGTGGAGGTATTTGATGGCGTTAGCGAGATTGTAGAGCATCCCACTGgcgtctctctctgtgtatctGTTGGCAGAGGTGATGGCATCGAACAGATCTCCCCCCTGTGGATGAATTGTGATGGATGGTTGTGAACATTAGAGCCACTTTTcacaggagtttttttttttcaaacccaGAATGACAAGATTCATTTCTGCATCTTCACAGTTGCTCAACTTTTCTGCTGAAAAGAGTTTTTGGCTAAAAAGTGGATTTAGCAGTggctgtttctgtctgctcAGCAGCTCGAAGGGTAAACTGTATCCTCAGTTCTCATCTTGGTCGAAACATCTCATCCCTCTTTATGTCcttatcatttttttccctttaactCACCATTCccacttttctctcttctgctttttctgtgtATCTCtaagtttttcatatttttctcactgtctgGATCTCAaaccctcccctctctctcgctcttaTCCTcttatgtctctctctccctgagTGTACTAAGTGGAACAGAGGCTTAAAATAGGGCCGaacctctctctgtctccctgcacAGGAACACTGTCAGCATCTGACCCGCACGGCAACAGTTATTTAAATAGGAGAACCGTCAAATGCCACAGCTCAGACGCTAACCGAATGATGTGCACTTCAGTATCTTGATTATGCAAACAAAAGCGGACACACAGACCTGGCATGAATGCAAtaagaagaaataataaaaatacgtAGCAGTAATCTGATGTGCATCTATGATGTTGGGTAATGGTGATTCTGGATGGGTCAAGGGCTCTGTACAATTCAGCTTTTCTACATCGTATGTGAAAACCTGTTCCTCTGCAGGCAGCACTTTGCTATGCTGAAACGGGAAATGGCCCTCGCAAAGTACTTAATTGTTTGAAATATCAGCgtatgaaaattacattttcatttaattaaaactgagaaactgcccaaaaacaGCAGCCAACAAAAAAAGGACACCAAACTATGTGCTGCCATACTCTTGGCGGCATTTCCCTCGCTGCTCTTAGCCTTTCCCTCCCCTTCCAATGcttccatctgtctctctcccttctctcaGTCCCTGTCATTTTGCAGTGACTCTTTCCACCTCATTCATTCACAGCCTCGTCTCGATCCTCCTACTTTGGACAAGTACACACATTTCTCCCACAGATTGCCTCTCATCTATATTCTGTAGTACTCCACACCACAACACGAACAGATGGATCACATTCCTGGCTCCTGAATTATGCACAAACATTTCTTGActgagagagcaagagagaatgaaaaatgtgaacacacGAGCGCTCCAGGCCATAGACCAATTCTCTCAATCTCGCACTGTTTGACTGGTTAGAATTCATCAGTTGCTTCAGCCGTTGAatgctgttgctgtgtttctgtcacCAATTCTGCCTCTCTGCTGCCCTCAAATTGGAGATAATGATCACCATTATACAGCAGAGAGGAAACTGTTGATTTTATTATCTCAGTTTGGCAAAATTTCCCTATAACCAGACAAaatgatgcacaaacacataaaaataaacaagtaaatatGTGACTACGCACCTTGACCAGCTCCATGACCAGGTAGAGCTCACTGTAAGTGTCGACCTCCTCTATGAGCAGGACAATATTGGGGTGTTTGACCCTGCGGAGTATGGCAACCTCGTTCTGGATCATGTGCTCCTGGAATGAAATTAAACTTAATTCACAGCAGAGTAAAACAAATGGATTAAAGCTGTATTAAACCTCTCTTGGTGTGATGAGTGTTGCCAGAAGCGCAGTCTGAAATCaaccccctcattcattttaaaaagagcaGCCAAACATTAGAAGCCACTTAAAATTTAATGCACTCCATTACGACCTCAATAAGAGACATATTGCAGACTTATCAccttctgacagtttcaactgaaAAACTTTGTAAAGGTAGTATTaatgtcagagctgctgccatacaggtgtacctaatgaagtggctagtgagtgtaaaacacaaaaagtctTACTAAATAAGTAACATTTGTGTCAAGAAACAGTATTTCTACCTAATTAGAATATTCTTACGCAGTAATTATTAGCTTTGGAAGTCATggtttgtagtttacctttccTCTGCATTTGCCCTTGTTGATAATCTTCAGAGCATACTCCCGTCCTGTGGAGCGCTCCACACATTCCCGAACAACTGCAAAGTTCCCATCGCCTAACATACGCCCCACCTTGTAGCGGTCTGATATGTAGGACGGCACAGCTGGAACCTCATCGACTACAACCTCAGCTGTAGAGAAGAAACACACGTTTACGTTTTAAACTTTTTCAGTTCAGAGATCTGCACACTTTCTTTAGCCTAAAAGGATTCATTGTATTGGCTCTTTGCAGGCACCCAGGACATAGACAGCCTTAATAATGACCATAGCACAGGCTATGGCAATTAAGATtacttcatactgtatatatctgAATATAAATAATTCTTCACTGGCAATAGGACTGATACAAATTTAATGAAGACAGTTTATAACACACATCTTTCTTATGGATTGTgagactttattttatttaaattaagcGTCGAAGCCAGTGAGGTCTTTAGTTACATTTGACATTTGGCTCTCCGAGGCTCTGCACAGTGCTCTGTGAGCGGTAATCAGTAATAAAGTtgggaaatggaaaaatatatgAGAAACCAATGGGTTaatcaaaatgcaaatacatgcaATCAACGttcaattaaatattaatgcaagaattaatttatttcatttgagaAACTTCTCTGGGTACTCTATAAGTGAATATCTTCAAAGATGAAAATGCCAGATGATATTAAAGTCATCTTAAAGACACATAGATAGTTTgccaaataacaaaatgtacagGAACTTCGCTGTTTGTGGTGTTACAAAGTTTTATGGAGTCAGATGAGGTAACGAAAGTCACCAGAGGAGGGGAAAGGTGCGAGAACATAATGTACAAATCTGAATAACACAGAGATGGGAGAGACGGGTGGGAGAGATGAATTCAAAGGTCAATAACATGATTCAGACATGCATGATATTTGCAAGTACATCGGCTTTGCCCACAAACAAGCCATTTGGACATTCTTGTTACATTCATTTTCCTCACCTTCTTTAACAACTCCTTCAGCATCTTCCAGTGAGCTGGCCACTTTACGGGAAGACAGAGACGTGGAAGAACAGTGGGACCCCTGGAGTGAGAGGGATAGGCAGGAAGCAGGATAACAGGATGGGGAAAAACAGGAGataattatttcattatctGTACTGTTACTGAAAATAGTTCGGAATCTGCTTCCTGCtcacaaaatataatcaaacaGACCCTTCTTCTGCAGTCTCAGCTAAAGCAAATACACACATCCAAAAATAGACAATGGGACTCTGTGCAACTTGTCTCATCCTCACAACAGCTTTAAGTCAgtttgtatgtttgcatgtCTGTTTGTTGTACTTTGCTGTCCTGGGTTGTGTACACACCTGCTAATGAAAACTGCTTTACTTAAGCCAGTGAGCTGAATATAGTAAACCAGCTGGACACATTGTACAGACGAGTGCATCCCAATAAGCTAATTTTCCATTCACACAACTTTAAGAAATCCCTTTCTAATTCCATGTTCCCTTCACTCCTCATTATTGCCTTTaacaatacatacaaatacaggTTTCGGTGACATTAATAAATGTGGGTGAATACTGCCTTTTATCTGGTTGGTAAGCAGGAGGTCATTAGGGGGGAAGCTACTGGTGAGATGCAGCATCTAAAGACAAAAACTCATTACAACCTCCACCTCGTAACCTTCTGTCTGGTTGTCATGGAAGCAACGAGGATGGGGAGCGAGAATCTAGTCCGGACTGTAAATGAGAATCTACCCTACTTTCTTCCAAAACTGGTTGCTGGCTTcacatttctatttcatttGGAGGAAGCAATGATCTTTGGAGTTTGGAGGTTTAGTACTCTACAAAATTCCAAAGATGCAGCTGGCAAATGTAGTAATAGAGTCTGACAGTGTCACAATTGGTCTAAAAATTAAACTGGCAAAGGTAAATCATTAACAATTGCAGTTTGCACTGTAAGGGCTCTGCACTCTGCGTATCATGCATGAGCTACTGTCTGTGGGCAACTGGAAAAtgctacatttttcttttacctaTCATTTTAGTGACATGTTTTTGAAGCACTCTCATGATGATTTCATACAACATAATTCTCAAATCAATCAGCCCAGACTCTTTAGAGGAGATGAGATCTAAAAGCCACTGCTGAATTAATGGATGTTGGGCATTGTTGTGATAATATCCCAGCgatgaaaacagtgaaaacaggGCGACATGCAAAAGAAGGCcaaatgtcacaaaacaaaGCTTCTGTTGAAACTGTGTCAGAATAAACCACATATCGTGCTTCCAGTTTCACAAAGTAAATTTTAAACAGTAGTGCAGATTGATGTTAATGTTTACCGGAAACTCATCTTGGTCAAAGTATTTTTCTtatgtgatttttattgttgtcataAACCTGTTTATTTCTTGTCAGACTGTGATACTACCCGGAGATTTCACAGCCAAAAAGGCAAACCATCGTAATGACTTGAATCTGAAAACTATTTACAGCAGCGAGGCGCCCTATATCCCTGCCCAAATAACTGTCAGctctttttctcatctttacTGCTGTGACCTGGAAGACAACCAGGTGATTGTAGCTGTGAGTCAGGCTGAATTTGGttatgtaatgttgtttttgactGGGCACTCATCCCGGAACAAGAAAACCCACTTAATACCCATAAAGC is from Channa argus isolate prfri chromosome 22, Channa argus male v1.0, whole genome shotgun sequence and encodes:
- the rfxap gene encoding regulatory factor X-associated protein, producing MSEEDAKASANKDKDSTLLLTKDGQRYYVSRSGVVDSRNVTTPHEPENNASYDMDDPDEESDVLDTSDPRDSAASPEELNDDETSEGDNAPKQCTYEGCTETTTQVAKQRKPWMCKKHRNKMYKDKYKKKKSDQAMSSGKLDESSEERPVSVNKQRLGAMGDRPARPSLIEQVLNQKRLSLLRSPEVISFLQQQQQLLATQSRSQSHQQFQGC
- the dclk1a gene encoding serine/threonine-protein kinase DCLK1a isoform X3, whose amino-acid sequence is MEMEHFDERDKGQRHGRSSAKMNGVPSPTHSAHCSLYRTRTLKTLSTEKKAKKVRFYRNGDRYFNGIVYAISTDRFRTFDALLADLTRSLSDNVNLPQGVRTIYTLDGSKKITSIEQLVEGDSYVCSSNEAYKKLDYTKNVNPNWSVNVKASAAASRGPPSLSSSKAGASESREMKDFVRPKLVTVVRSGVKPRKAVRILLNKKTAHSYEQVLTDITDAIKLDSGVVKKIYTLEGKLVSCLQDFFGDEDIFVACGPEKFRYQDDLMLDESVNGTPASQLSTPHSGKSPSPSPTSPGSLSRRRGSHCSSTSLSSRKVASSLEDAEGVVKEAEVVVDEVPAVPSYISDRYKVGRMLGDGNFAVVRECVERSTGREYALKIINKGKCRGKEHMIQNEVAILRRVKHPNIVLLIEEVDTYSELYLVMELVKGGDLFDAITSANRYTERDASGMLYNLANAIKYLHSLNIVHRDIKPENLLVYEHADGSKSLKLGDFGLATVVDGPLYTVCGTPTYVAPEIIAETGYGLKVDIWAAGVITYILLCGFPPFRGSSDDQEVLFDQILMGQLEFPLPYWDNVSETAKELIRFMLEVEVDQRYTALQVLEHPWVTDEGLCENDHQLSVAGKIKKHFNTSPKGNDTTAGVSVISLDDSFSMQRSGSLDFYQHPAMYWIRPPLLIRRGRFSDEDATRM
- the dclk1a gene encoding serine/threonine-protein kinase DCLK1a isoform X2 translates to MEMEHFDERDKGQRHGRSSAKMNGVPSPTHSAHCSLYRTRTLKTLSTEKKAKKVRFYRNGDRYFNGIVYAISTDRFRTFDALLADLTRSLSDNVNLPQGVRTIYTLDGSKKITSIEQLVEGDSYVCSSNEAYKKLDYTKNVNPNWSVNVKASAAASRGPPSLSSSKAGASESREMKDFVRPKLVTVVRSGVKPRKAVRILLNKKTAHSYEQVLTDITDAIKLDSGVVKKIYTLEGKLVSCLQDFFGDEDIFVACGPEKFRYQDDLMLDESECRMMKSVTYAKMSGSLNRGSPRTIFQSQCSKSPASVNGTPASQLSTPHSGKSPSPSPTSPGSLSRRRGSHCSSTSLSSRKVASSLEDAEGVVKEAEVVVDEVPAVPSYISDRYKVGRMLGDGNFAVVRECVERSTGREYALKIINKGKCRGKEHMIQNEVAILRRVKHPNIVLLIEEVDTYSELYLVMELVKGGDLFDAITSANRYTERDASGMLYNLANAIKYLHSLNIVHRDIKPENLLVYEHADGSKSLKLGDFGLATVVDGPLYTVCGTPTYVAPEIIAETGYGLKVDIWAAGVITYILLCGFPPFRGDDQEVLFDQILMGQLEFPLPYWDNVSETAKELIRFMLEVEVDQRYTALQVLEHPWVTDEGLCENDHQLSVAGKIKKHFNTSPKGNDTTAGVSVISLDDSFSMQRSGSLDFYQHPAMYWIRPPLLIRRGRFSDEDATRM
- the dclk1a gene encoding serine/threonine-protein kinase DCLK1a isoform X1; amino-acid sequence: MEMEHFDERDKGQRHGRSSAKMNGVPSPTHSAHCSLYRTRTLKTLSTEKKAKKVRFYRNGDRYFNGIVYAISTDRFRTFDALLADLTRSLSDNVNLPQGVRTIYTLDGSKKITSIEQLVEGDSYVCSSNEAYKKLDYTKNVNPNWSVNVKASAAASRGPPSLSSSKAGASESREMKDFVRPKLVTVVRSGVKPRKAVRILLNKKTAHSYEQVLTDITDAIKLDSGVVKKIYTLEGKLVSCLQDFFGDEDIFVACGPEKFRYQDDLMLDESECRMMKSVTYAKMSGSLNRGSPRTIFQSQCSKSPASVNGTPASQLSTPHSGKSPSPSPTSPGSLSRRRGSHCSSTSLSSRKVASSLEDAEGVVKEAEVVVDEVPAVPSYISDRYKVGRMLGDGNFAVVRECVERSTGREYALKIINKGKCRGKEHMIQNEVAILRRVKHPNIVLLIEEVDTYSELYLVMELVKGGDLFDAITSANRYTERDASGMLYNLANAIKYLHSLNIVHRDIKPENLLVYEHADGSKSLKLGDFGLATVVDGPLYTVCGTPTYVAPEIIAETGYGLKVDIWAAGVITYILLCGFPPFRGSSDDQEVLFDQILMGQLEFPLPYWDNVSETAKELIRFMLEVEVDQRYTALQVLEHPWVTDEGLCENDHQLSVAGKIKKHFNTSPKGNDTTAGVSVISLDDSFSMQRSGSLDFYQHPAMYWIRPPLLIRRGRFSDEDATRM
- the dclk1a gene encoding serine/threonine-protein kinase DCLK1a isoform X4, encoding MLEVEVNGTPASQLSTPHSGKSPSPSPTSPGSLSRRRGSHCSSTSLSSRKVASSLEDAEGVVKEAEVVVDEVPAVPSYISDRYKVGRMLGDGNFAVVRECVERSTGREYALKIINKGKCRGKEHMIQNEVAILRRVKHPNIVLLIEEVDTYSELYLVMELVKGGDLFDAITSANRYTERDASGMLYNLANAIKYLHSLNIVHRDIKPENLLVYEHADGSKSLKLGDFGLATVVDGPLYTVCGTPTYVAPEIIAETGYGLKVDIWAAGVITYILLCGFPPFRGSSDDQEVLFDQILMGQLEFPLPYWDNVSETAKELIRFMLEVEVDQRYTALQVLEHPWVTDEGLCENDHQLSVAGKIKKHFNTSPKGNDTTAGVSVISLDDSFSMQRSGSLDFYQHPAMYWIRPPLLIRRGRFSDEDATRM